One window of the Triticum dicoccoides isolate Atlit2015 ecotype Zavitan chromosome 3B, WEW_v2.0, whole genome shotgun sequence genome contains the following:
- the LOC119282129 gene encoding F-box protein At5g07610-like — translation MARGSMETELMSDPTIKLPDDLLVEIVSRVPYKSTCCCKCVSTRWRDLVSHPDHREKLPRSTLAGFFYKTRGMGRDGRFPHVYQSVSGNWCPLDASLSFLPECEKLDILDCCNDLLLCRRRTARKKLDHRRTLEYVVCNPATEKWVTFPATQYSWLVDDARLGFDPAFSSHFHVFDLVTVVASNLNYKYDYRIKKVEIYSSKAGGWTHHIVWDNPIEILCLSGGTFFSGVLYLCADNNSVAAVDVESNCRIIPIPTSPDARGVPNVYVSQGQLYLTDHGSSELSIWVLEDSIGENCWTMKLKVSYLQLVGVEYSSAGEHYGVISAHPEHDEIFITVESASGFFSQMKLFSYEMDSKELRFVCDLGWNSRCPYLPYVPLFSESLTDGH, via the coding sequence ATGGCGAGGGGATCCATGGAGACGGAACTCATGAGCGATCCGACGATCAAGCTCCCCGACGACCTCCTGGTTGAGATCGTCTCGCGCGTGCCCTACAAGTCCACCTGCTGCTGTAAGTGCGTCTCCACGCGCTGGCGGGACCTCGTCTCCCACCCCGACCACCGCGAGAAGCTTCCCCGGTCGACCCTCGCCGGCTTCTTCTACAAAACCCGCGGCATGGGCCGCGATGGACGGTTTCCTCATGTTTACCAAAGCGTCTCGGGGAACTGGTGCCCTCTTGACGCCTCACTCTCGTTCCTACCTGAATGCGAGAAGCTCGACATCTTGGATTGCTGCAACGACCTCCTCCTCTGCCGACGCCGGACTGCCCGCAAGAAGCTGGATCACCGTAGGACTTTGGAGTACGTGGTGTGCAATCCTGCTACTGAGAAATGGGTAACCTTTCCTGCCACCCAGTATTCCTGGTTGGTGGACGATGCTCGCCTGGGATTCGACCCGGCCTTCTCCTCCCACTTCCATGTGTTCGACTTGGTAACTGTGGTGGCTTCGAATCTGAATTATAAGTATGATTATCGCATCAAAAAGGTGGAGATCTACTCTTCCAAAGCTGGAGGTTGGACACATCATATTGTTTGGGACAATCCAATTGAGATACTCTGCTTATCAGGTGGCACATTTTTCAGCGGAGTGTTGTATTTATGTGCCGATAATAATTCAGTTGCAGCCGTTGATGTGGAGAGTAATTGTAGGATCATTCCTATTCCTACTTCACCTGATGCTCGTGGTGTTCCGAATGTCTATGTATCACAAGGACAATTGTATCTCACAGATCATGGTTCTTCTGAACTGTCAATCTGGGTTCTTGAAGATTCTATTGGTGAAAATTGTTGGACAATGAAGCTCAAAGTCAGCTACTTGCAACTGGTCGGAGTAGAGTATTCAAGCGCCGGGGAACATTACGGTGTTATCTCAGCCCACCCAGAACACGATGAGATATTCATAACTGTAGAATCTGCATCAGGGTTCTTTTCGCAGATGAAATTATTTTCATACGAAATGGATTCTAAAGAGCTGCGTTTCGTATGTGATCTTGGATGGAATTCAAGGTGCCCTTATCTTCCATATGTTCCTTTGTTCTCGGAGTCATTGACGGATGGGCACTGA